The Chrysiogenia bacterium DNA window CGACGGCGGTCGCGGCGGCGACATCATCTTCGAGGGCGACGAGGGCCTCAGCACGCTCATCGACCTGCGCTACCAGCACACCATCAAGGCCAAACACGGCCAGAACGGCATGGGCAAGGACAAGTACGGCCGCTCGGGCGAGGACGCAATCTTCCGGGTGCCCATCGGCACGCAGATTTTCGACTCCGACACCAACGAGATTCTCGGCGACATCCGCGAACACGGCGAGCAGCTCATCGCCTGCAAGGGCGGCCACGGCGGGCGCGGCAACATTCACTTTGCCAGCTCAACCAACCGCACCCCGCGCCGCGCCGAAGACGGCGGCCCGGGCGAGGAGCGCAACCTCCGCCTGGAGCTCAAGCTGCTGGCCGACGTGGGGCTGGTGGGTTTTCCCAACGCGGGGAAAAGCACGCTCATCAGCCGCATCTCGGCCGCCAAGCCCAAGATTGCCGACTACCCCTTCACGACGCTCACCCCGAACCTGGGCGTCGTCAAAGTGGGCGAGTTCGAGAGCTTCGTGGTGGCCGACATTCCGGGCCTCATCGAGGGAGCCAGTGACGGCGTGGGCATGGGGACCCAGTTCCTGCGCCACATCGAGCGCTGCCGCGTGCTGATCTATCTGCTGGATATGACGCCGGAGGTGGAGCCCTCCCCCATCAAGGCCTTTCGCATCCTCCATGAGGAGCTCGAGCGCCACAACCCCGA harbors:
- the obgE gene encoding GTPase ObgE, encoding MKFVDEVTIHAQAGNGGNGAIAFRREKYVPRGGPSGGDGGRGGDIIFEGDEGLSTLIDLRYQHTIKAKHGQNGMGKDKYGRSGEDAIFRVPIGTQIFDSDTNEILGDIREHGEQLIACKGGHGGRGNIHFASSTNRTPRRAEDGGPGEERNLRLELKLLADVGLVGFPNAGKSTLISRISAAKPKIADYPFTTLTPNLGVVKVGEFESFVVADIPGLIEGASDGVGMGTQFLRHIERCRVLIYLLDMTPEVEPSPIKAFRILHEELERHNP